AAGGATGGCGTGCGCTCAAGGAGTATCCGCAGTCGCTCGATCCCGCGCAGGGATATTTGGCGTCGGCGAATCAGCAGCCCAAAGACCCCAAGGTAGATGCTGGGTATCTCGGCTGGGATTGGCCCACGCCGTGGCGCGCGATGCGCATCAACGCGTTGTTACGTGCGGACTCGCAGGTGACACCCGACGCCATGCGCCGGTATCAAACAGATCCGCGCAGTGAGCAGGTTGGATTCTTCCTTCCGGCGCTCCTGCAGGCAGCGGATCACGCGCCGGCACCAGATACCGTTCTCGCGCACGCGGCCCGCATGCTGCGCGAGTGGGATGGTTCGTTTGCGAAGGACAACGATCACGCCGCGCTTTATGACGCGATTGTCTCGGAGATTAGCCGTCGCACGTGGGACGAACTCCAACTTCCGGCTCCCACCGGACCCGAGCGCGCCAAGCGCATTGCCACACCCAACACGATGGTGCTCGCCGAGTTGTTGCAGCAGCCGAATAGTCCCTGGTGGGATGTGCGTGAAACGAAGGATGTAGTAGAGGATCGCGACGCGATTCTGCGTCAGTCGATTGTGGCGGGCTACGCCTTGCTGGTGAAGCAGTTCGGCGCGCCTGGTGCAGCGTGGCAGTGGTCGAATGTGCGGCACGCGAACATCTGGCATTTGTTGCGGATGCCGGCACTCTCACGCCTCGACTTGGCGGTGCCGTCGGCGCCGGCCACCTTGAGCCCGTCGTCGGGCGATGGCACGCACGGCGCGAGTTGGCGCATGGTGGTGGAAATGGGCGCAGAGGTGCGCGCGTGGGGGATTTACCCTGGTGGACAATCGGGGAACCCCGTGAGCTCGCGCTACGACAACCAGCTGCGTAAATGGACTGAAGGCCAGCTCGACACGCTGCGCTTTCCGCGCCGCCCGGCCGATCTCGCAGGCTCGGTGCTGCGGTCCACACTCACTCTGACACCGGAGCCCCGCTAATGCGCACGCTACGCTTTGCGCTCATTGCCGCCGCCTTTGCGGCGGCCACGGTGGCCATCGGTTGGCTCGGCGTGCTCTTGGTGGGTCTCGCTGATGGCGCGCTGACCGCGCGTCAGCGTGGTGGCGCACTGCTCACCGGACTTGCTGCGATGACATCGTGGGCTGCGCTCTTGTTGCTCCAATCGGCGCGCGCGCCGATTGGACGCGTCGCCACGGTCCTGAGTGGAGTGCTCTCGGTGAAGCCGGTGGGCGTGTACGCGCTCACGCTGTGTTTTGCCGGCCTGCTCGCGCTGACGTCGGCGCTGGTGATGCGCGGCGTGGTACGACTCAGCGCGACGCGCTAACCATCATTTGGTGGGCGGTGTTCCGGCTTTCGCGCTGGGACGCGGCATAGAGGCGCGGACTTTTTCGAGCAGCGTCACGAGCTGCAGTTGCTCTTTGTCGGTGAGGCCGGCGCCGCCCGTTTCGTCGGCGTTCGAAATGACGACGTCGAGTTTCTTGAGCAACGCGAGCCCCTGGGCGGTGATGACGCACATCACCTGACGCCGGTCCGGCGTGGAGCGCTCGCGCCGCACGAGCTCGGCGGCCTCGAGACGATCGAGCAGTCGCGTGATGCCAGGCGCTTCGTCAATCAACCGATCGCGCACGGTGAGCGTGGGCAGTCCGCCCTGCCCCGCGCCTCGCAGAATGCGCAGTACGTTGTACTGCGCCGGCGAAATCCCCGCCTGCTCCACGACACCGGCCACCGCGCGCCGAATGAGCGTCGCGGTGCGCACGATGCTCAGCGTCGCTTCTTCCGCCGTGTTTCGGAACGGACTCTTCTGACGAATGTCATCCTGTAACGCGAGGCGTTCGGGCATGGACGTTCGGAAGGAGAAACTGTTGACAGGTGAATAGATGCA
This portion of the Gemmatimonadota bacterium genome encodes:
- a CDS encoding MarR family transcriptional regulator — translated: MPERLALQDDIRQKSPFRNTAEEATLSIVRTATLIRRAVAGVVEQAGISPAQYNVLRILRGAGQGGLPTLTVRDRLIDEAPGITRLLDRLEAAELVRRERSTPDRRQVMCVITAQGLALLKKLDVVISNADETGGAGLTDKEQLQLVTLLEKVRASMPRPSAKAGTPPTK